One Megamonas hypermegale genomic window carries:
- the accC gene encoding acetyl-CoA carboxylase biotin carboxylase subunit: MFKKVLIANRGEIAVRIIRACHELGISAVAVYSEADKDSLHVRLADEAYCIGPSQAKKSYLDISRIIETAKAAKADAIHPGYGFLAENADFADACENYNITYIGASGEAIRQMGDKAVARKTMQKVGVPVVPGTEDLIHDEKEAQETAEKIGYPVLIKATAGGGGKGMRVVEDSTELVKALRQAAQEAERSFGNAGVYLEKYLTHSRHVEIQIMADNYGNVVYLGERDCSTQRRHQKVIEEAPSPIITPEIRNKMGKAAVNAARAVNYSGAGTVEFIVDEHKNFYFMEMNTRIQVEHPVTEMVTGTDLIKTQIIVAAGEKLPWTQDDIHINGWAIECRVNAEDPLHNFMPCPGKITRYNPPFGKGIRVDSAMYKGYLITPFYDSMIAKLIVWAPTRQEAIEKMERALASFRIEGVNTTINLQRKILMTEAFKEAKIDTNYLEEHLEEILNKY, encoded by the coding sequence ATGTTTAAGAAAGTTTTAATTGCTAATCGCGGTGAAATTGCAGTACGCATCATTCGTGCTTGCCATGAACTGGGAATTAGTGCAGTAGCTGTATATTCGGAAGCAGACAAGGACTCTTTACATGTGCGCCTTGCTGATGAAGCGTATTGTATCGGTCCTTCACAGGCTAAAAAAAGTTATTTAGATATATCGAGAATTATAGAAACGGCTAAAGCTGCCAAGGCAGATGCCATTCATCCAGGCTATGGTTTTTTAGCAGAAAATGCGGATTTTGCTGATGCCTGTGAAAATTATAATATCACGTATATTGGAGCAAGTGGTGAAGCTATTCGCCAAATGGGCGATAAAGCTGTAGCTAGAAAAACCATGCAAAAAGTAGGCGTGCCTGTCGTACCAGGAACAGAAGATTTAATTCATGATGAAAAAGAAGCGCAGGAAACAGCAGAAAAAATTGGCTATCCTGTGCTCATAAAAGCGACTGCTGGCGGTGGCGGTAAAGGCATGCGCGTGGTAGAAGATAGCACAGAGCTTGTAAAAGCTTTGCGACAAGCTGCTCAAGAAGCAGAACGTTCTTTTGGTAACGCAGGCGTTTATCTGGAAAAATATTTGACACATTCTCGCCATGTAGAAATTCAGATAATGGCTGATAATTATGGAAATGTAGTTTATCTCGGTGAACGCGATTGTTCAACGCAACGCCGTCATCAAAAAGTCATTGAAGAAGCGCCTTCTCCTATCATAACGCCAGAAATTAGAAATAAAATGGGTAAAGCAGCTGTCAATGCTGCTAGAGCTGTTAATTATAGCGGTGCTGGTACGGTGGAATTTATTGTAGATGAACATAAGAATTTTTATTTTATGGAAATGAATACGCGCATTCAGGTTGAACATCCTGTAACGGAAATGGTAACAGGTACAGACTTGATTAAAACTCAGATTATCGTGGCAGCAGGAGAAAAATTGCCATGGACACAAGATGATATTCATATAAATGGTTGGGCGATTGAATGTCGTGTAAATGCAGAAGACCCATTGCATAATTTCATGCCATGTCCTGGAAAAATAACGCGCTATAATCCTCCATTTGGCAAGGGCATCCGCGTTGATAGTGCCATGTATAAAGGATATTTAATAACGCCATTTTATGATTCAATGATTGCTAAATTAATTGTTTGGGCACCGACAAGGCAAGAAGCTATTGAAAAGATGGAAAGGGCTTTAGCTTCCTTCCGTATTGAAGGGGTGAACACTACAATTAATTTACAACGTAAAATTTTAATGACAGAAGCTTTTAAAGAAGCCAAAATTGATACAAATTATTTGGAAGAACACTTAGAAGAAATTTTAAATAAATATTGA
- a CDS encoding LamB/YcsF family protein, with the protein MVKVDLNSDLGESFGIYKIGNDSEVLKYVSSANIACGLHAGDPFVMHKTVRLALENNTAIGAHPGFMDLNGFGRRKMDLTAQEVYDLIVYQIGALSAFVKAEGGKMQHVKPHGALYNTAAKDEKLSTAIAQAVYDVNPELILYGLAGSWLIKAGEKVGLKTASEVFADRTYQEDGSLTPRSQANAMITDDEKAIMQVLGMVKTGEVTTVSGKKIKVKADTVCIHGDSQKALAFAQKINDALKRENIEMKAFI; encoded by the coding sequence ATGGTAAAAGTTGACTTAAATAGTGATTTAGGGGAAAGTTTTGGCATTTATAAAATTGGCAATGATAGCGAAGTTTTAAAGTATGTAAGCTCTGCAAATATCGCTTGTGGTCTACATGCTGGAGACCCATTTGTAATGCATAAGACAGTTAGACTTGCACTTGAAAATAATACTGCAATCGGCGCACATCCTGGCTTTATGGATTTAAATGGCTTTGGTCGTCGTAAAATGGATTTAACAGCGCAGGAAGTATATGATTTGATTGTGTATCAAATAGGTGCTCTTTCGGCATTTGTAAAAGCTGAAGGTGGAAAAATGCAACATGTTAAACCGCATGGTGCGCTTTATAATACAGCTGCAAAAGATGAAAAATTGTCAACTGCTATTGCACAAGCGGTTTATGATGTAAACCCAGAATTAATTTTATATGGACTTGCTGGAAGTTGGCTCATAAAAGCAGGTGAAAAAGTAGGACTTAAAACGGCTAGTGAAGTTTTTGCTGATAGAACGTATCAAGAAGATGGCTCGCTTACACCGCGCAGTCAAGCAAATGCAATGATTACTGATGATGAAAAAGCTATCATGCAAGTTTTAGGTATGGTTAAAACGGGTGAAGTTACTACTGTTTCAGGTAAGAAGATAAAAGTAAAAGCTGATACAGTATGTATTCATGGTGATAGCCAAAAGGCTTTGGCTTTTGCACAAAAAATAAACGATGCTTTAAAACGAGAAAATATTGAAATGAAAGCATTTATTTAA
- the pxpB gene encoding 5-oxoprolinase subunit PxpB gives MNNDFEIKPLGEAGIIVKFGNEISPDIHYKIKALSDYLEQHPFIGMVEYVISYTSLAIYYNPFIVKKSFIMYKGQSAFQIVATYIKDCVQKMQKVDENNAKVVEIPICYGGEYGPDIEFVAKHNNLSVEEVIKLHTAPQYLVYMIGFCPGFPYLGGMDKRIATPRREVPRVKIPARSIGIAGEQTGGYPISTPGGWQIIGRTPIEMFNPKDEQNPSLLHSGDLVKFYAISEQEYLALKGEQADES, from the coding sequence TTGAATAATGATTTTGAAATAAAACCATTAGGCGAGGCTGGTATTATTGTAAAATTTGGTAATGAAATCAGCCCCGATATTCATTATAAAATAAAAGCTTTGTCGGATTATTTGGAGCAACATCCATTTATAGGCATGGTAGAATACGTTATATCATATACGAGTTTGGCAATATATTACAATCCATTTATCGTGAAAAAATCTTTTATCATGTATAAAGGTCAATCGGCTTTTCAAATTGTAGCGACATATATAAAAGATTGTGTGCAGAAAATGCAAAAAGTAGATGAAAACAACGCTAAAGTGGTTGAAATTCCAATATGTTATGGCGGAGAATACGGGCCTGATATAGAATTTGTGGCAAAGCATAATAATTTATCTGTAGAAGAAGTTATAAAACTTCATACAGCACCGCAATACTTAGTGTATATGATTGGTTTTTGTCCTGGTTTTCCGTATTTAGGCGGTATGGATAAGCGTATTGCCACACCGCGCCGCGAAGTTCCACGCGTAAAAATACCAGCTCGTAGCATTGGCATTGCAGGTGAACAGACGGGTGGTTATCCAATAAGTACCCCTGGTGGTTGGCAGATAATTGGACGTACACCGATTGAAATGTTCAATCCGAAAGATGAACAAAATCCTTCGCTGCTACATTCAGGTGATTTAGTAAAATTTTATGCGATATCTGAACAAGAGTATTTAGCACTAAAGGGGGAACAGGCAGATGAGTCTTAA
- a CDS encoding LacI family DNA-binding transcriptional regulator, which yields MNKKITIQEIATMAGVAKSTVSRYLNNGYVSKEKAALIDKVITQTGYKSNFFARRLKTKNSKLIGIVMPRLDSFSASKLLAGFNSILQKEDYQVLILVSDLQIDKEIANIRQLIQQGVDGIIVQSIAITKEHLSIVKNAPIPILFTGQSHPDTTYLKVNDIKAGHIMGEYIASLNHKNVAYLGVSPLDIAVGVDRYKGFADTFLSIIPDGKIHFIETDFNFDTAYKKGNEVLFYKPTAVICATDNIALGLLRYLHEKNIKVPQDISLTGFGGYPYSKVSYPSLTTISFDYKYLGAKTAEKLLSMLHGNAVQSEFDNNMVLLTQESTRKI from the coding sequence ATGAATAAAAAAATTACCATACAAGAAATAGCTACTATGGCAGGGGTGGCAAAAAGCACAGTATCCCGCTATTTAAATAATGGATATGTGAGTAAAGAAAAAGCTGCTCTTATTGATAAAGTTATAACGCAAACAGGTTATAAATCAAATTTTTTTGCTAGACGTTTAAAGACAAAAAACAGTAAATTAATCGGCATTGTAATGCCTCGTCTTGACTCATTTTCTGCCAGTAAATTGCTCGCTGGCTTCAATTCAATTTTACAAAAAGAAGATTATCAAGTTCTCATATTAGTAAGTGATTTACAGATTGATAAAGAAATAGCTAATATTCGCCAATTAATTCAGCAAGGTGTAGATGGGATTATCGTGCAATCTATAGCTATAACAAAAGAACATCTATCCATTGTCAAAAATGCTCCCATTCCCATTTTATTCACTGGTCAAAGCCATCCTGATACAACGTATTTAAAAGTAAACGATATAAAAGCTGGTCATATTATGGGCGAATATATTGCTAGCCTAAATCACAAAAATGTCGCATATCTCGGCGTATCACCTTTGGATATAGCTGTAGGTGTTGACCGTTATAAAGGATTTGCAGATACTTTTCTATCTATAATTCCAGATGGAAAAATTCATTTCATTGAAACGGATTTCAACTTTGATACTGCATATAAAAAAGGAAATGAAGTTCTTTTTTATAAACCTACTGCTGTAATTTGTGCTACTGATAATATCGCTTTAGGTCTTTTGCGCTATTTACACGAAAAAAATATCAAAGTCCCTCAAGATATTTCACTGACAGGTTTTGGCGGATATCCTTATAGCAAAGTCTCTTATCCATCATTGACAACGATATCTTTTGATTATAAATATCTCGGTGCTAAAACGGCTGAAAAATTATTATCCATGTTACATGGAAACGCTGTACAATCTGAATTCGATAATAATATGGTTCTTTTAACTCAAGAAAGCACACGGAAAATCTAA
- a CDS encoding glycoside hydrolase family 32 protein translates to MDNKTLKDNWHIYMEKPSLWHNKFHLEMPFGLVNDPNGLCVYNGKYQIFYQWNPTGCQHINKHWGYTTTTDFINYSIPQLALAPIDDFDKNGCYSGSARVNNNRLELVYTANLKDANNIRYPRQVLAIKNDDGSFSKKEILVDDVPSGYTTHFRDPYLFKHSNRSFFIIGAQRENLTGCALIYEEVNNAWQLRGELKTDYKDFGYMWECPNFINIDGHDILIFCPQGIKAQGHKYNNIYQAGYLIGKFNPDTLEFTHGEFQELDHGFDFYAPQVLVNKNRNILIGWIGMPEKESEYPTTNEGWIYSLTIPRELHIKNNIIYQTPVQELNALNKNNETYLNCQDLILNTPCKITLDIDMTDKNYWQGDFEIGGDILKLSFDKNTQEFCVNRDDLSLGGKGKRYFTVSVKEKLHLDIYIDTSVMEIYYQDGEAVATSCYYAKEKLSAIPFKTNIPTSITVSQLNSIEFN, encoded by the coding sequence ATGGACAATAAAACATTGAAGGACAATTGGCATATATACATGGAAAAACCTAGCCTCTGGCACAATAAATTCCATTTAGAAATGCCCTTTGGCCTCGTAAATGACCCAAACGGTCTTTGCGTATATAATGGCAAATATCAAATTTTTTATCAATGGAATCCTACAGGCTGCCAACATATCAATAAACATTGGGGCTATACAACCACAACTGATTTTATCAACTATTCCATTCCTCAATTAGCTTTAGCACCTATAGATGATTTTGATAAAAATGGTTGTTATTCCGGTTCTGCGCGCGTAAATAACAATCGATTAGAACTTGTTTATACTGCTAATCTAAAAGATGCAAATAACATTCGTTATCCTCGTCAAGTTTTAGCTATAAAAAATGATGATGGCAGTTTTTCTAAAAAAGAAATTCTCGTAGATGATGTGCCAAGTGGATATACTACACATTTTAGAGATCCTTATCTTTTTAAACACAGCAATCGCTCATTTTTTATAATCGGTGCTCAACGCGAAAATTTAACTGGCTGTGCCCTAATCTATGAAGAAGTAAATAATGCTTGGCAGTTGCGTGGCGAATTGAAAACAGATTATAAAGACTTTGGCTATATGTGGGAATGCCCTAATTTTATAAATATCGACGGTCATGATATCTTAATCTTTTGCCCGCAGGGAATTAAAGCCCAAGGACATAAATATAACAATATTTATCAAGCAGGCTATTTAATCGGCAAATTCAATCCAGATACACTTGAATTTACTCATGGTGAATTTCAAGAACTTGACCACGGTTTTGATTTTTATGCACCCCAAGTTCTTGTCAATAAAAACCGCAATATTTTAATTGGTTGGATTGGCATGCCTGAAAAAGAAAGTGAATACCCTACAACTAATGAAGGGTGGATTTATTCTTTAACCATACCACGTGAATTGCATATAAAAAATAATATAATTTATCAAACTCCTGTACAGGAATTAAATGCACTCAATAAAAATAATGAAACATATTTAAATTGCCAAGATTTAATTTTAAATACTCCTTGTAAAATCACTCTTGATATTGATATGACCGATAAAAATTATTGGCAGGGGGATTTTGAAATTGGTGGCGATATTTTAAAATTATCTTTTGATAAAAATACACAAGAATTTTGTGTAAATCGCGATGATTTATCTTTAGGTGGAAAGGGAAAAAGATATTTTACTGTTTCAGTTAAAGAAAAACTTCATTTAGATATTTACATTGATACTAGCGTCATGGAAATATATTACCAAGATGGCGAAGCTGTAGCAACTAGCTGTTATTACGCTAAAGAAAAATTATCTGCAATACCATTTAAAACAAATATACCTACTTCAATTACTGTTTCTCAATTAAACTCTATTGAATTTAATTAA
- the accB gene encoding acetyl-CoA carboxylase biotin carboxyl carrier protein codes for MLSLEEIKELVKVLEDSSLNKLELKYEDGKVLLEKTVTAINEPVVNTTVAPMAMPAKTGEQIVEITAPMVGTFYGAPDPKAEPFVKVGSKVTPNTVVCILEAMKLFSEIEAEVEGEITEILVKDGEFVEFGQPLFKVKTV; via the coding sequence TTGTTATCTTTAGAGGAAATAAAAGAATTAGTAAAAGTATTAGAAGACTCTTCTTTAAATAAATTAGAACTTAAATATGAAGACGGTAAAGTTTTATTAGAAAAAACAGTTACTGCAATAAATGAACCAGTGGTAAATACGACAGTTGCACCTATGGCAATGCCTGCAAAAACGGGCGAACAGATTGTGGAAATTACAGCACCTATGGTAGGAACTTTCTATGGTGCGCCAGACCCTAAAGCTGAACCTTTTGTCAAAGTCGGTTCTAAAGTAACACCGAATACAGTGGTTTGTATTTTGGAAGCGATGAAATTGTTTTCAGAAATTGAAGCGGAAGTTGAAGGCGAAATCACAGAAATTCTCGTTAAAGATGGTGAATTTGTTGAATTTGGACAGCCTTTATTTAAAGTAAAAACTGTATGA
- a CDS encoding putative hydro-lyase: MNLATATPSEVRQLIRKGEIDAQTSGMCNGYAQANMAVLPKDLAFDFLLFTQRNKKPCPVLDVTEVGSPVPKLVAPTADLRHDIPRYRIYRHGELTDEVTDVEKYWRDDLVAFLLGCSFSFEGPMLEAGLEVRHITDQHNVPMYKTNIECIPAGVFHGPMVVSMRPMKPADAIRAVQITTRMPFVHGAPIHIGDPEAIGIKDIDKPNFGERSEIKPGEIPVFWACGVTPQAVAMAVKPEFMITHAPGYMFITDVLNAELSIM; this comes from the coding sequence ATGAATTTAGCAACAGCAACACCTAGTGAAGTTAGACAGTTGATACGCAAGGGTGAAATTGATGCACAGACAAGTGGTATGTGCAATGGATATGCCCAAGCTAATATGGCTGTATTGCCAAAAGATTTGGCGTTTGATTTCTTATTATTTACACAGCGCAATAAAAAGCCTTGTCCTGTGCTCGATGTAACAGAAGTAGGTTCACCAGTGCCAAAACTTGTAGCGCCAACGGCTGACTTGCGCCACGATATACCACGCTATCGCATATATCGCCATGGTGAACTCACTGATGAAGTGACTGATGTAGAAAAATATTGGCGTGATGATTTAGTTGCTTTTTTATTAGGCTGTAGTTTTTCTTTTGAAGGGCCGATGTTAGAAGCTGGTTTAGAAGTTCGCCATATTACAGACCAGCATAATGTGCCTATGTATAAGACAAATATTGAATGTATACCAGCAGGTGTATTTCATGGGCCGATGGTTGTTTCCATGCGCCCGATGAAACCAGCTGATGCAATTCGTGCAGTACAGATTACGACGCGCATGCCATTTGTACACGGTGCGCCAATTCATATTGGTGACCCTGAAGCAATCGGCATAAAAGATATAGATAAACCTAATTTTGGTGAACGCTCAGAAATAAAACCGGGTGAAATTCCAGTATTTTGGGCATGCGGTGTAACGCCACAAGCGGTGGCAATGGCAGTGAAACCAGAATTTATGATAACGCATGCACCTGGTTATATGTTCATAACAGATGTATTAAATGCCGAACTTTCAATAATGTAA
- a CDS encoding NRAMP family divalent metal transporter: MGNKGGFNWSVLLGAAFLMATSSIGPGFLTQTTVFTQTLLASFGFVILISIILDIGAQLNVWRVIGISGKRGQDVANMVMPGLGYFVALLIVMGGLGFNIGNIAGAGMGFNVMFGIDTVTGAVISAIIAISIFLFKEAGRLMDRFTQIAGFVMIILTLYVAISSAPPVGEAITKTFMPDIIDPMAIVTLVGGTVGGYITFSGGHRLIDAGIVGQKALPQITRSSVTGVCVTGIMRVVLFLAALGVISQGLQLDSANPPASVFNLAVGNVGYKIFGVVMWAAAISSVIGAAYTSVSFIRSFSPKIENNYRWFVIAFIVFSTVVFAIVGQPVKTLIVVGTLNGLILPITLLVMIIAAHKKSIVGDYKHPLWMSIFGVIVVLMTAYMGILTVINQLPKLFM, translated from the coding sequence ATGGGTAATAAAGGTGGTTTTAATTGGAGTGTTTTACTAGGTGCTGCTTTTTTGATGGCAACATCATCTATTGGCCCTGGATTTTTAACACAGACAACAGTATTCACACAGACATTATTAGCTAGTTTTGGTTTTGTTATTTTAATCTCTATTATTTTAGATATTGGTGCACAGCTCAATGTATGGCGTGTAATTGGTATTTCTGGCAAACGCGGTCAAGATGTAGCTAATATGGTAATGCCAGGGCTAGGATATTTTGTAGCTCTTTTAATCGTAATGGGCGGTCTTGGATTTAATATTGGCAATATCGCAGGCGCTGGCATGGGCTTTAATGTAATGTTTGGCATTGATACGGTAACAGGTGCTGTCATAAGTGCAATTATTGCTATATCCATATTTTTATTTAAAGAAGCAGGACGCTTGATGGACAGATTTACGCAAATTGCTGGTTTCGTAATGATAATATTGACCTTATATGTAGCAATTTCTTCTGCTCCACCAGTTGGCGAAGCTATTACAAAGACTTTTATGCCAGATATCATTGACCCTATGGCTATTGTCACACTTGTAGGCGGTACAGTTGGCGGTTATATCACTTTTTCTGGTGGCCATCGCTTAATAGATGCAGGAATTGTTGGTCAAAAAGCATTGCCACAGATTACACGAAGCTCTGTAACAGGTGTATGTGTAACTGGTATCATGCGCGTTGTTTTATTCTTAGCAGCATTAGGCGTCATCTCACAAGGTCTGCAACTTGATTCAGCTAATCCACCAGCATCTGTATTCAATCTTGCAGTAGGTAATGTTGGTTATAAAATCTTTGGCGTTGTAATGTGGGCAGCAGCTATTTCTTCTGTAATCGGTGCAGCATATACTTCTGTATCATTTATTCGCAGTTTCAGCCCTAAAATAGAAAATAATTATCGTTGGTTTGTAATTGCTTTCATCGTATTTTCTACTGTAGTTTTTGCAATTGTAGGTCAGCCAGTAAAGACTTTAATTGTAGTAGGTACTTTAAACGGTTTGATTTTGCCTATCACTTTATTAGTTATGATTATTGCAGCACATAAAAAATCTATCGTAGGAGATTATAAACATCCATTATGGATGAGTATTTTTGGTGTTATCGTCGTTTTAATGACAGCTTATATGGGCATTTTAACCGTTATAAATCAATTGCCTAAATTATTCATGTGA
- a CDS encoding HAD family hydrolase, whose translation MANSEVGIVKCFKLLMQQEHYSIPSDEEIKRTIGMPMIEAIRVLFKEDDEALLHELRDKYTVFADKFMTENTKLYPQTIPALKKIKEAGAKTAIISSKTRRRIMQTLTRDKITDLVEFVIGSEDVKSHKPSPEGILMAIERFKVAKSDVLYIGDNVIDGGAAQNAGVDFAAVLTGNNVREDFVKMPYVKIMNSLDELL comes from the coding sequence CTGGCAAATTCGGAAGTTGGAATTGTAAAATGCTTTAAATTATTGATGCAACAAGAACATTATTCTATACCATCAGATGAGGAAATAAAAAGAACGATTGGTATGCCGATGATAGAGGCTATACGCGTTTTGTTCAAGGAAGATGATGAGGCATTGCTACATGAACTCAGAGATAAATACACTGTATTTGCTGATAAGTTCATGACAGAAAACACAAAGTTATATCCGCAGACGATACCTGCCTTAAAAAAAATAAAAGAAGCTGGCGCTAAAACGGCTATCATATCTAGTAAAACTCGTCGTCGCATTATGCAGACTTTAACGCGCGATAAAATTACCGATTTAGTGGAATTTGTCATCGGCAGTGAAGATGTTAAATCACATAAGCCTTCACCAGAGGGGATACTCATGGCAATCGAAAGATTTAAGGTTGCAAAATCAGATGTGCTTTATATTGGGGATAATGTAATTGATGGCGGTGCGGCACAAAATGCTGGTGTAGATTTTGCAGCTGTATTGACTGGAAATAATGTAAGAGAAGATTTCGTTAAAATGCCATACGTAAAAATTATGAATAGCTTAGATGAATTATTATGA
- a CDS encoding biotin-dependent carboxyltransferase family protein, whose product MSLKIIRPGLLTTLQDTGRYGYQKVGVITSGAMDVYSLRLANILVGNDENEAALEITLTGPTIEFTSDTLIAITGGDFSPIIDGQKVPTLRPVAVKAGAILKFSSCKVGCRAYLAVAGGYDVPKVMGSKSTYLRANIGGFNGRVLKKGDLLNTNEPSEYGQQMMINLLSRGAHSFAHAKWCISKVHTSEKNLRKPIRVMAGLQYDSFLEKAKYDFFATDYLITTQSDRMGYRLEGAKLETNGHLEMISEVACSGTIQVPPNGLPIILMADHQTTAGYPVIGQIALVDVARIAQLKPGDRINFKLISNEEGERLFIAMEKCIENIKIAVAGKL is encoded by the coding sequence ATGAGTCTTAAAATTATCCGTCCAGGATTGTTGACTACATTGCAAGATACTGGCAGATATGGCTATCAAAAAGTAGGTGTAATAACTTCTGGTGCTATGGATGTATATTCTCTGCGCTTGGCTAATATTTTAGTGGGCAATGATGAAAATGAGGCAGCACTTGAGATAACACTTACAGGGCCGACGATAGAATTTACTTCAGATACTTTGATTGCAATTACTGGAGGAGATTTTTCACCGATAATTGATGGGCAAAAAGTGCCAACACTTAGACCTGTTGCAGTAAAAGCGGGTGCTATTTTAAAATTCAGTTCGTGCAAAGTCGGTTGTCGAGCATATCTTGCTGTAGCTGGTGGTTATGATGTGCCAAAAGTTATGGGCAGTAAAAGCACTTATTTAAGAGCTAATATAGGTGGTTTTAATGGTCGTGTTTTGAAAAAAGGCGATTTACTAAATACGAATGAACCGAGTGAATACGGACAACAGATGATGATAAATTTATTATCGCGCGGTGCTCATTCATTTGCTCATGCTAAATGGTGCATAAGCAAAGTTCATACTTCTGAGAAAAATTTGCGCAAACCGATTAGAGTGATGGCCGGATTGCAATACGATAGTTTTTTAGAAAAAGCCAAATATGATTTTTTTGCAACGGATTATTTGATTACAACGCAATCAGACCGAATGGGTTATCGCTTAGAAGGTGCTAAACTGGAAACAAATGGTCATTTAGAAATGATTTCTGAAGTAGCTTGCTCAGGGACAATTCAAGTGCCACCGAATGGTTTGCCGATTATTTTAATGGCAGACCATCAGACCACGGCTGGTTATCCAGTTATTGGACAGATTGCGCTTGTAGATGTAGCGCGTATCGCTCAATTAAAACCGGGCGATAGAATTAATTTTAAATTGATTAGCAATGAAGAAGGCGAGCGATTATTTATTGCTATGGAAAAATGTATTGAAAATATAAAAATTGCTGTAGCTGGCAAACTCTAA